The Eleutherodactylus coqui strain aEleCoq1 chromosome 6, aEleCoq1.hap1, whole genome shotgun sequence genome window below encodes:
- the BTBD7 gene encoding BTB/POZ domain-containing protein 7 isoform X2 has translation MGVNASSYPHSCSPRVGGNSQTQQTFIGTSSYSHQGYGYDSKLYSLEHGHEKPQDKKKKTSGLATLKKKFIKRRKSSRSADHAKQMRELLSGWDVRDVNALVEEYEGTAALKELSLQANVARPEARTLQKDMADLYEYKYCTDVDLIFQETCFPVHRAILAARCPFFKKLLSSSPEYGAEIIMDINTAGIDMPMFSALLHYLYTGEFGIEDSRFQNVDILVQLSEEFGTPNSLDFDMRGLFDYMCYYDAVLSFSSDSELVEQYGAPSCLEEELRSHKAILSARSPFFRNLLQRRIRTGEEITDRTLRTPTRIILDESIIPKKYAKVILHCMYTDVVDLSYVLHCSPSIGSLSEVQALVAGKPNMTRPEEAMELYHIALFLEFNMLAQGRL, from the exons ATGGGTGTGAATGCATCTAGCTACCCCCACTCGTGTTCCCCGAGGGTAGGGGGAAACTCGCAGACACAGCAGACGTTTATAG GGACATCCTCCTACTCTCACCAAGGGTATGGCTATGACTCCAAGTTATATAGCCTTGAACATGGCCACGAGAAACCACAAGACAAGAAAAAGAAAACCTCGGGCCTCGCCACGCTCAAAAAGAAATTTATTAAGCGGCGAAAGTCAAGCAGATCAGCGGACCATGCCAAGCAGATGAGAGAACTGCTGTCCGGCTGGGATGTCCGAGATGTCAATGCACTTGTGGAGGAATACGAGGGAACGGCAGCCTTAAAGGAGCTCTCTCTGCAGGCCAACGTGGCACGTCCAGAGGCTAGGACTTTACAGAAAGATATGGCTGACCTGTATGAATACAAGTACTGTACAGATGTGGATCTGATATTCCAGGAGACATGCTTTCCTGTTCACCGCGCCATATTGGCAGCAAGGTGTCCTTTCTTTAAGAAGCTGCTCTCGTCTTCTCCAGAGTATGGGGCGGAAATCATAATGGATATCAATACCGCAGGTATCGACATGCCAATGTTCTCTGCCTTGTTACACTATCTGTACACTGGGGAATTTGGCATTGAGGACTCCCGGTTCCAGAACGTGGATATTCTTGTGCAACTAAGCGAGGAATTCGGTACACCAAACTCATTGGACTTTGACATGCGTGGGCTCTTTGACTACATGTGCTACTATGATGCGGTGCTTAGCTTTTCCTCTGACTCTGAACTGGTGGAACAGTACGGAGCGCCGAGCTGTTTGGAGGAGGAACTCCGATCACACAAAGCGATCCTCTCTGCACGTTCTCCGTTCTTCCGCAACTTGCTGCAAAGACGAATACGGACTGGGGAGGAGATTACAGACCGGACATTAAGGACTCCAACGAGAATCATCCTAGATGAATCCATAAtaccaaaaaaatatgcaaaagtcATTTTGCATTGCATGTACACGGATGTCGTGGATCTGTCCTATGTCTTGCACTGTAGCCCATCCATTGGGAGTCTGAGTGAAGTGCAGGCTCTGGTAGCAGGAAAGCCAAACATGACCCGGCCAGAAGAAGCAATGGAGCTCTACCACATAGCACTGTTCCTAGAGTTTAATATGCTTGCACAAGGTAG gctgTGA